A window of Stutzerimonas stutzeri genomic DNA:
TGTTCGCATCGAAGAAACATAATGTCTTCCATGGGAGCCTCTATTGCCTGATAATGCCGAATTGTTTTTATGTGCACCTATTAGTGCCGTGAACGTTAGGACTAAAGCCCAATGCGTTCAATGAGGTTCTCGACGGAGTCGGTATAGACGTTGATTTCGCCAAGCTCCGCGCTGTCATTAATAATTTCTTGGTAATAAGGAAGGCCAGCAAGTGCAAAAGCATGTTCCCATGCTTTCAGCTCATTGTTGGCGAACATGGAAACGGTTCTCCGTATAATTTTTTCCAGATGGTTTTTTTCCGATAGGGCCAAGCCGTTTACAATGTCGGCTGCCACGAAGCTGAACACGCTGGAGTGACTCCACTCGTCCATTGCGTGGGTTTTGGTTACCTGATGGCAAATTTTCTGGATCGAATCATCTTCGGCCATTGTCTTCAGGTAATCGGTGATCAGCGTTTCGCTCGCGCATGCGATACCGAATCGGGTTAGACGCCGCTCCCACTCTGCCGTACAACTCCCAATTACTTCATTGCGCCATTTGATTAAATTAAAATCGCTGAAGTCGAAATAATCTAGATTTCTGCGATCATAGATATAATTGCATGCATTCAACGACATTTTCGTATGAAGCGCTTCGTCCAGCAAAGCTTCTGCCATGACGTTCTGGAGAACTGCACGGTTACCTGTGTTGCTAGGAGGTGTTTTTATTATGTCTTCGCACGCTGGAGTGACAATATCGCATTCGATATATATCGTCTTTAAGTTGTATATGATCCAAGCATATGACAGGCACTTGGATTTTATCTGTTCTGGTGCTCTGGCCCATGCCCCGTGGTTGCGGAACGGTAGAAGAGACTCGCTGTAGTCGTTTCGGCTTGGATCAAATGCAAGTTCATTATATTTTCCTTGTGGCTTGTTAACGGCTGCCCTTGTTTCCCAAAGTTCTGACAGCTTATTTAGCATATCTGCTACGGAGTTATGCTGTCCTGCGGGTTGCGCTGCGTGCATGATGTTTCTCCTCTTCTGGTGGTCTCGTAAGTTGAATGGTTGTCTTTATATGTTGCGACTCTGTTACGAGCTGGTGCCGTTTGTCGGTGTCCTTGTTAATTAATTATTTTGGGCGGCCGGAACTGCTGGCGAAACAAGTTGCTTCGCCATAGTTGAAGTTAGGTGTTCTGGTTTTGTGTTGGCTATGCCTCAAATAAGATCTGGGGCTGGTAGTCGGGCTCGTCAGCAAATGGGAGTTGGGAGGCGTCTAGGGCTTCTTGATCTGTCATCAATCCGGATTGAACAAGCGAGGAGCCAGAAGCTGGCCAACGTCGTAGCCAGCATCATTAAAAAACTCATTAAATTGCCTCGGCAGCAGAGGGGCGTCGGGCAGGGCTCAACTGCTCCGCAGGTATAACTAACGTGCGCCACGCGTTGTAGGCCATCAATATCATCCCGATCACAAAAAGTGATCCGCCTAGAAGGCGCACTACATAACCCGAATGGCTCGCTTCCAACGCTTCAACGAACGAATAGGTCAGGGTACCGTCGTCATTTACAGCTCGCCACATCAAGCCTTGTGTGATGCCGTTTACCCACATTGAGGCTATGTAAAGAACGGTTCCAGCCGTTGCGAGCCAGAAGTGCACGTTGATGAGCCTGACGCTGTACATTTTTTTCTTGCCCCAAAGCTCGGGGATCATGTTGTACAGCGTGCCAATGGAGATCATCGCCACCCATCCCAAAGCGCCTGCATGGACGTGGCCGATGGTCCAGTCAGTGTAGTGAGAAAGCGCATTGACGGTCTTTATTGCCATCATCGGACCTTCAAACGTTGACATGCCATAGAACG
This region includes:
- a CDS encoding diiron oxygenase; amino-acid sequence: MHAAQPAGQHNSVADMLNKLSELWETRAAVNKPQGKYNELAFDPSRNDYSESLLPFRNHGAWARAPEQIKSKCLSYAWIIYNLKTIYIECDIVTPACEDIIKTPPSNTGNRAVLQNVMAEALLDEALHTKMSLNACNYIYDRRNLDYFDFSDFNLIKWRNEVIGSCTAEWERRLTRFGIACASETLITDYLKTMAEDDSIQKICHQVTKTHAMDEWSHSSVFSFVAADIVNGLALSEKNHLEKIIRRTVSMFANNELKAWEHAFALAGLPYYQEIINDSAELGEINVYTDSVENLIERIGL